From one Mytilus trossulus isolate FHL-02 chromosome 10, PNRI_Mtr1.1.1.hap1, whole genome shotgun sequence genomic stretch:
- the LOC134688266 gene encoding U3 small nucleolar RNA-associated protein 14 homolog A-like: MELFEEQQEQADISASEDEDGDDRNHLKLLDAISSLDGKKKTKLHERTVHASQISEFNFKAQTLASKIDISELMGTLSSSRIKKQLKSVEGSKQIVSVPLPRYQKEKLERSVAYGQTKEVVDKWDSIVQKNRKAEQLKFPLERPVLKLHTTEEQARVIKPRTSLEVEVASLLKGSENVVSNSHELTQAEEKALQAMSLEEARERLAELRKHRALLSYRETKARWRNKIKSKKYHRVLRKEKMKNEKKSLDELAKTDPDAYMDKVTTADKQRVEERMSLKHRGGSKYMKKKMIYGKYDDQARQTVQDMIQKNKELTQKAEVVSDSESDAVSMDSEDEMNMIESAVSASENPWMKASKPSKPSGYEKIEEVKNEDKILLPVESEDESENKIMLSNVVQKVIIEDTNNLEENSQNVDVNFIEIKGDKKDDDSKTETADEKVQETKNKKGKKKNVKQVEKVQETEDKKGKKRKKEKITSKNIDAIDNIDDLFKDFESSKEAQKGNTTKKSIHEKIMKSQRETSDLNSTDVPVSKKDKRKRRRKEKQNEREIEKQKKIDIVKSKLQKEDEKDESEEESFISEKLDRKTQFDDFEGDSEGDMSDDEMGKDNRKGKKKKDDSEDENDGKKIEDVYVDPKKLMTLESKIDKSQMPDMIVDDNDIDNEEQQKLAIAQAFADDDVIEEFSQEKKKVENRDKPKDIDLTLPGWGEWGGTGVKVSKKKKKRWIIKAPSALPRKDRNLGNVIISEQKDKSIAKYQVSDLPFPYVSVKQFEQSIRAPIGKTWNPETAYKQLVKPKIVTKIGTIITPIDKEETFKKQKNKRKADLDFIKPPIEANKFKSKKRKKQ; encoded by the exons GACAAAGTTACATGAGAGAACAGTTCATGCTTCACAGATATCTGAGTTCAATTTTAAGGCTCAGACTT TGGCTAGTAAAATTGACATCTCTGAGTTGATGGGAACTCTGTCATCATCCAGGATAAAGAAACAGTTAAAATCAGTAGAAGGCAGCAAACAAATAGTGTCTGTTCCATTACCTAGATACCAAAAAGAAAAG CTAGAGAGAAGTGTAGCATATGGTCAAACGAAAGAAGTTGTAGATAAATGGGACTCAATTGTACAGAAGAATAGAAAA GCAGAACAGTTAAAGTTTCCATTAGAAAGACCTGTACTAAAACTTCACACAACAGAAGAGCAAGCCAGAGTCATTAAG CCAAGAACTTCCTTAGAGGTAGAAGTGGCATCTTTACTGAAGGGGAGTGAAAATGTTGTATCAAACTCACATGAACTTACACAAGCTGAAGAAAAGGCACTGCAAGCTATGAGTCTTGAAGAG GCAAGAGAAAGACTTGCTGAATTAAGAAAGCACAGGGCTTTGTTATCATATAGAGAAACAAAAGCAAGATGGcgtaataaaattaaaagtaaaaa ATATCATAGAGTATTAAggaaagaaaaaatgaaaaatgagaaGAAATCATTGGATGAATTGGCAAAGACAGATCCAGATGCTTACATGGACAAAGTGACAACTGCAGACAAACAACGGGTAGAG GAAAGGATGAGTTTAAAACACAGAGGAGGAAGTaaatatatgaagaaaaaaatgatttatggaAAGTATGATGACCAG GCTCGTCAAACAGTTCAAGACATGATTCAGAAAAACAAAGAATTGACACAGAAAGCTGAGGTTGTTAGTGATAGCGAATCTGATGCTGTTAGTATGGATTCTGAAGATGAAATGAATATGATAGAAAGTGCTGTGTCAGCATCTGAGAATCCATGGATGAAAGCCTCAAAACCTTCTAAACCATCTGGATATGAAAAgattgaagaagtaaaaaatgAGGACAAAATATTGCTTCCAGTTGAAAGTGAAGATGAAAGTGAAAATAAGATCATGTTATCAAATGTTGTTCAAAAGGTCATTATTGAGGACACAAATAATTTGGAGGAAAACAGTCAAAATGTAGATGTGAACTTCATAGAAATAAAAGGTGATAAAAAGGATGATGATTCAAAAACTGAAACGGCAGATGAAAAGgtacaagaaactaaaaataaaaaaggaaagaaaaaaaatgtaaaacaagttGAAAAGGTACAAGAAACTGAAGATAAGAAaggaaagaaaagaaagaaagagaAAATTACTAGTAAAAATATTGATGCAATTGATAACATTGATGActtatttaaagattttgaatCAAGCAAAGAAGCCCAAAAAGGAAATACCactaaaaaaagtattcatgaaaaaataatgaaaagtcaAAGAGAAACTTCAGATTTAAATTCCACAGATGTACCTGTAAGTAAGaaagacaaaagaaaaagaagaagaaaggaaaaacaaaatgagagagaaatagaaaaacaaaaaaagatagatatagtaaaatcaaagttacaaaaagaagatgaAAAGGATGAATCTGAGGAAGAAagttttatttctgaaaaattaGATAGAAAAACACAATTTGATGACTTTGAAGGTGACTCCGAAGGTGATATGTCTGATGATGAAATGGGAAAAGACAACaggaaaggaaaaaaaaagaaagatgatAGTGAAGATGAAAATGATGGAAAGAAGATAGAAGATGTCTATGTTGatccaaaaaaattaatgacCTTGGAATCAAAGATAGATAAGTCACAGATGCCAGACATGATAGTTGACGACAATGACATTGATAATGAGGAACAACAAAAACTGGCAATAGCACAAGCCTTTGCTGATGATGATGTCATTGAAGAATTTAGTCAGGAAAAGAAGAAAGTAGAAAACAGAGATAAGCCGAAAGATATTGATTTGACTCTTCCTGGCTGGGGTGAATGGGGAGGAACAGGGGTCAAAGTatccaaaaagaaaaagaaaag GTGGATTATAAAGGCTCCATCGGCACTCCCTAGAAAAGACAGAAATTTAGGAAATGTTATCATTAGTGAACAGAAAGACAAATCTATAGCTAAATACCAG gtcAGTGATCTACCTTTTCCGTATGTTAGTGTGAAGCAGTTTGAACAGAGTATAAGAGCTCCTATAGGAAAGACGTGGAATCCAGAAACAGCCTATAAACAGTTAGTGAAACCGAAGATCGTTACAAAAATTGGAACTATCATAACACCTATAGATAAGGAAGAGACCTTCaagaaacaaaagaataaacgGAAAGCCGACCTTGACTTTATTAAACCTCCAATTGAAGctaataaatttaaatcaaagaaaagaaagaaacaatga
- the LOC134688265 gene encoding tubulin polyglutamylase TTLL7-like, protein MTDKSKALVFRLNDHGQGPEIIRQMFLERGWIEFDEVQQEDEDWNIWWRTSRFRNCDYDFLQSWQRLNHYPKSVGITKKDCLARNLKRMKGVHGTGVYNFSPIAFNLPNDYTRYVAEYGRLKQQQNDGKSLLWICKPADMSRGRGIFLFRDISELQYDCNAVVQRYIAKPMLIGGYKFDLRIYVAVPSFHPLSVYIYEEGIVRFSTEKYDLNTLTNVFAHLTNTSINKHSPSYTTDKEYIGPGCKWTLTQLRHYFHQNNINDNILWIRILNIIILTILIQAPQVPKCTNCFELYGFDVLIDENLKPWLLEVNFSPSLSADCQVDMVVKKPLLHDIIQLMNFKESDVLRGGEKLKRQSTRIKGNETIDRYASSSRLSHHSSIQRGSSFHKNISSLSKQSTVERELASYIEQDSDEIKIKVKGDECLGLPLVNTKEDSRPNSGSSGISSSHSDLRQVHEEVHKPIKNSIKRSKSADTRISYDETVGSREKVKFYIGQKRIDDNNNVSKSTSVNNIRVPRSAVTRESSSRYPRIDRQTTSSSFAKSEISHRHEKGSIKSSATSDSAISSFSGSSENSDLISLPVESMKATPRLLSQRQNVVPAVEVSASNSSSSVTESSQTMKIKSLRPNGNSSTFRKISALGVSNAPSQLNSNRSRSRMQTNISNSSVSNYLPNVGYKKLQTTTPVPKVTITPRHGSIPRNIPRNPVAKYYGNNNGRNSSQANINLTRSQLFVSNSPTQSQTIRSSLQSNSRDLGQRNTNNSRLSIRRDSLHSKHPVRPRMKGPAPIVGDFFLGFPFSEISLKAANTTLDAHVVVKETQRLLKEALVKVDKISGDIKVGGHLPYGASEWERRLWGPVKPQEENS, encoded by the coding sequence ATGACTGATAAATCTAAGGCCTTGGTGTTCAGACTCAACGATCATGGACAGGGACCAGAAATTATTCGTCAGATGTTCCTTGAAAGAGGATGGATAGAGTTTGATGAAGTACAACAAGAAGATGAAGATTGGAATATATGGTGGAGGACATCACGTTTCCGTAACTGTGATTACGATTTCCTGCAGTCATGGCAAAGATTAAATCATTACCCAAAGTCTGTTGGCATAACAAAGAAAGATTGTTTGGCGAGgaatttaaaaagaatgaaagGAGTACATGGAACAGGGGTTTATAATTTTAGTCCTATTGCTTTCAACTTGCCAAATGATTATACACGTTATGTTGCAGAGTATGGGAGGttgaaacaacaacaaaatgatGGGAAGTCCTTACTGTGGATATGTAAACCTGCAGACATGTCCAGAGGAAGGGGAATATTTCTGTTCCGAGACATATCTGAGCTTCAATATGATTGTAATGCAGTTGTACAACGATATATAGCAAAACCAATGCTGATTGGTGGATATAAATTTGACCTCCGCATTTATGTAGCTGTGCCATCATTTCACCCATTGTCCGTTTACATCTATGAAGAAGGTATAGTGAGATTTAGCACAGAAAAATATGATCTTAATACATTAACTAATGTATTTGCTCATCTGACAAACACATCAATAAATAAGCATAGTCCGTCCTATACTACTGACAAGGAGTACATTGGCCCCGGTTGTAAATGGACACTTACACAATTGCGTCATTATTTTCATCaaaacaatatcaatgacaatatCTTATGGATAcgaatattaaatattataatattaaccATACTGATTCAAGCTCCACAAGTGCCAAAATGTACAAACTGTTTTGAACTTTATGGATTTGATGTTCTTATTGATGAGAACCTGAAACCATGGTTACTTGAGGTTAATTTTAGTCCTTCACTTAGTGCTGATTGCCAGGTTGACATGGTCGTCAAAAAACCACTCCTACATGACATTATACAGTTGATGAATTTCAAAGAATCTGATGTTTTGAGAGGGGGAGAGAAATTAAAACGGCAAAGTACTAGGATAAAAGGTAATGAAACAATAGATAGGTATGCTTCTAGCAGTCGATTAAGCCACCATAGTTCAATACAGAGGGGATCATCGTTTCACAAAAACATAAGTAGTCTGAGCAAACAGTCAACTGTAGAGAGAGAATTGGCATCATACATTGAACAGGATtctgatgaaattaaaattaaagtaaagGGAGACGAATGTCTAGGACTTCCATTAGTTAACACTAAAGAGGATAGTCGTCCAAACTCCGGTAGTTCTGGTATTTCTAGTTCCCATAGCGATCTGAGACAAGTTCATGAGGAAGTTcataaaccaataaaaaattctataaaacGTTCAAAAAGTGCTGATACAAGAATTAGTTATGATGAAACTGTTGGGTCTCGAGAAAAAGTCAAGTTCTATATAGGTCAGAAGAGAATAGACGATAATAACAATGTGTCAAAAAGTACATCTGTAAATAATATCAGGGTTCCTCGTAGTGCTGTCACTCGTGAATCTAGTTCAAGATACCCAAGAATTGATCGTCAGACTACATCATCATCTTTTGCTAAGTCTGAAATATCACATAGACATGAGAAAGGCTCAATAAAAAGTTCAGCCACTTCAGACAGTGCAATTTCCAGTTTTTCTGGATCAAGTGAAAACTCCGACTTGATATCGTTGCCAGTAGAATCGATGAAAGCTACACCAAGACTTTTATCTCAGAGACAGAATGTTGTCCCAGCAGTAGAAGTTTCAGCATCAAATAGTAGTTCATCTGTAACAGAATCTAGTCAAACCATGAAAATCAAGTCACTACGACCTAATGGAAACTCATCAACTTTTCGTAAAATATCCGCTCTTGGTGTAAGTAATGCACCGTCTCAGCTGAATTCAAACAGAAGTCGCAGCAGAATGCAAACAAATATTAGTAATTCTTCTGTATCTAATTATCTACCAAATGTGGGTTATAAGAAATTACAGACCACTACACCTGTTCCAAAAGTGACCATAACACCACGACATGGTAGTATTCCACGAAATATTCCTAGAAATCCTGTAGCAAAATACTATGGTAATAATAATGGAAGAAATTCTTCACAAGCTAACATTAATCTTACACGATCACAATTGTTTGTGTCTAATTCTCCAACGCAATCACAGACAATTAGGTCATCACTACAAAGTAACAGTCGAGACTTGGGTCAACGGAATACCAACAATTCTCGTTTGAGTATAAGGAGAGATTCACTCCACAGTAAGCATCCTGTCAGGCCAAGAATGAAGGGCCCAGCACCTATAGTTGGGGACTTCTTTCTAGGATTTCCTTTTAGTGAAATTTCATTAAAAGCAGCAAACACAACACTAGATGCTCATGTTGTAGTAAAAGAGACTCAAAGACTTCTGAAGGAAGCATTAGTAAAAGTAGATAAAATATCAGGTGATATTAAAGTGGGTGGACATCTCCCTTATGGTGCCTCTGAATGGGAAAGGAGACTTTGGGGACCAGTCAAACCTCAAGAAGAGAACAGTTGA